In Peromyscus maniculatus bairdii isolate BWxNUB_F1_BW_parent chromosome 21, HU_Pman_BW_mat_3.1, whole genome shotgun sequence, one DNA window encodes the following:
- the LOC121820856 gene encoding H-2 class I histocompatibility antigen, Q10 alpha chain-like — MTSDEDLSSHGSPPAAPGQPGPDQESEGSHPLHYLQTLLTGPDLLEPQFICAVYINDIHIEIFNSREEPPRMEHCAPWVDQQKAEYWEKETENMLSMMQVHKNLMKKIFCIYHLSEAENHTLQILMACHVLPGGNFSHGQYELLFNGHNYIALNEDLRTWTAVVKAAEMVRKEWETTSFAKYLKNYLQYEGVKLILRQLDYGKEIMLRTPEFSNLFPSDTPKIHVTRKVRADGKITLRCWALDFYPAEITLTWQRDGSNQTLDMDVIETRPIGDGTFQKWAAVVVPSGEEQRYTCHVDHEGLPEPITLRWEPPQPSVPIMPIVTGLVLGAVLVGAVVTFLIWKRRTKG, encoded by the exons ATGACCAGC GATGAAGACCTTAGTTCCCACggctctcctcctgctgctcctggccAACCTGGCCCTGACCAGGAATCTGAAG GTTCACACCCTCTGCACTATTTGCAAACTCTCCTCACTGGGCCTGACCTCCTGGAGCCCCAGTTCATCTGTGCTGTCTACATTAATGACATTCATATTGAGATATTCAACAGCAGAGAGGAGCCTCCGAGGATGGAGCACTGTGCACCGTGGGTAGATCAGCAGAAGGCAGAGTATTGGGAGAAGGAGACCGAGAATATGCTGAGTATGATGCAAGTACACAagaatttaatgaagaaaatattttgcaTCTACCATCTAAGTGAAGCTG AAAATCATACACTGCAGATCCTGATGGCCTGCCATGTGTTGCCTGGAGGGAACTTCAGTCATGGACAATATGAATTACTCTTCAATGGCCATAATTACATTGCACTGAATGAGGACCTGAGAACTTGGACTGCAGTTGTCAAGGCAGCGGAAATGGTGAGGAAAGAATGGGAGACGACAAGTTTtgcaaaatatttgaagaattacTTGCAGTATGAAGGTGTGAAGTTGATCCTCAGACAGCTGGACTACGGGAAGGAGATTATGCTAAGAACA CCtgaattttctaatttattcCCTTCAGATACCCCTAAAATTCATGTGACCCGTAAGGTCAGAGCTGATGGGAAAATCACTCTAAGGTGTTGGGCCCTGGACTTCTACCCTGCTGAAATCACCCTGACCTGGCAGAGAGATGGGAGCAACCAAACTCTGGACATGGATGTGATAGAGACCAGACCTATAGGagatggaaccttccagaagtgggcagctgtggtggtgccttctggggaggagcagagataCACATGTCATGTGGATCATGAGGGCCTGCCTGAGCCCATCACCCTGAGATGGG agcctcctcagccctctgtccCCATCATGCCAATTGTTACTGGCCTGGTTCTTGGAGCTGTGCTTGTGGGAGCTGTGGTGACTTTTCTGATATGGAAGAGGAGGACTAAAG GATAA